TTCTTGCAGTATTTCTATCAGCAGAATTTTTGTGGTTTTACACCATCATACATTTAAGGGTTAAAAGAAAGTAAAGACTGTTGAGTTTGACCTGGAAGAAGCTCTCCACGTGTTCTCTTGGAACATCGTCCTGCATAGTGGGGTATGTGTACTTCCCCATCATGTCATAGATGGACTTCATGATGTCCAACATCTCCTAGAaattaaagaacaaaagcaagggaaaaaaatccctttaaagCTAGGCCGTAGCCAGGTTTTAGAAGAAAAGAGGTTATGTGTCATAAAGcttgttttttatgttgcttgttttgttgtatgtatttCCATATTATACactgttcattttatttatttagttggtTAAATATGACACTTGTGACCATCttcttatatatatacacatatatatgtgtatatacatatacatacacatacatacatatgtatatatacatatactgtatatacatacatacatacatatacatacacacacacacacacacacacgtatatatatatatatacatatatacacacacacacacacacacacacacacacNNNNNNNNNNcacacacacacacacacacacacacacacacacacacacacacacacgccatatACCACAGGCCAGGGTATgtttaacatacatacatacatacatacatcccggggaaaacaaaagactttcacctgggaaatgtgtgttccttgggagtgttttaatACAAACTACAATCTGTTACTAAACTTAACTAGCCTATTTGATGCCTAAACGTTTTAGCATAGCGCTCAATTTTTCTTGTCTAATCTTAACTGTAATCTCCACCAAAATGACAGGCAGCTCATGGTGCTCTGTACCCAGTGCACAGTCACCTATTCCGTGGTAACTAGACCATCTTCCGCAGAAATGACAGAGTACCACGACCAGCAGCTTGCTGTGCTGGTGCTGGTAGCCGATGTCACTATACTAGTTGTAGGTCTCCTAGTTTATCATACATTTTCGTGTGCATAACCTTTTGTATGATATCATATgaacccgttcatgagaatgcaatggtgtgtgcgtgtgtgtgttttacctcTTTGGTGATGCAGCCATCTTTGTTCAGATCATAGAGGTTGAATGCCCAGTTTAACCGGTCATTAATAGTCCCTCTCAGGATGATAGACAGACCAAATACAAAGTCCTGATATAGAAAGAGAACAATTTACTGTATTGTTTTGGCATTACTAAAATCTTAACACAGTAAATGAAGTCAAATCTTGATTGCAGCACTAATCTCTCTGGGCAGATGTATAGAGGGAATCCATAGGCCTCTTTGTGTTGATAGCCATGGTGGCACATTTCAACTGAGCACATATTTGCTCTCATCTCTAAAAAGGAAGCTGATACAAGAATAGAGCTCACCTCAAAACTAACTGAGCCGTTCTTGTTAGTGTCGAAGGCTTCAAACAGGAAATGTGCATACATACTTGAATCTGCAAAAGTAGAGACTTACAGTAACCTGTGTGCCCTCAAAACATGAAGCAAAGTCTTTGAACAGCTTGGATTAGCAGCCAGCTAAGCAAAGATGTAAGAATAATTTCAAATACAACTGGAGGCGAGTGGTTAACATTTCATCAACCTAATTTGCCTCACGTCTTTGCAGTGCATGGACTATGATTCACCAGAGCAGATTTATAATGAGTTAATTATGTTCATTTCATTGTGATGATTATGAACATAAAGATGATTAAAAGCTCCACGTGTACCTAAATAAATGATTATATTTACAGATTTACCTGAAGTCTATTAAATGAATGAGGATAGAACAAATGGGGTAAACTAAAGTAGTATGGACACAGTTTGAGCTCTCCAGGTTTAGCAGTAGGAGTTAACAACTCACCTCCCTGTGGAAAGAACTGGGAGTAAATGGTCTTAAAGTTCTCCTCATTCACCGCGCCACTTGGACACTCCTGGGATATGAAATGTGAATTGGGAAAACTCATTAGTTCCCACCTagcacaatatacagtataaaggaCTACACAATAACTTCAGACATGCCAGACTTATGCTGCTCTGAACTCCCATAATGGTGTAACTAGAACCAGAGTTTTTTTAGGTTTATTTTTTGATTCGCTGTCTGCCTTATCACTCTCTTCTACAGCCAGACCTACATTTTTGAAGCCCCTGTAGAGGACTTGCAGCTCCTTCTTGGTGAACTTAGTCTGCTCTTGCagcttgtccatgctttcaggGCGATGACACACAGTGGATAACTCAAAGTCATCTTCCACGCTGTCTGTGTGAGGGAGAGaccagttagttagttagttagtttatCATCACTGCACCCACACCAACCTAGAGGAAAGCCAGGACCTGGCCAACAGATTTGAATGAATTCATCAAACTCATATTGAGCTCATTGTACAGTATAAGTTTTCTTAGTTATTAATGCCATTTTTTCTATACATAATTGTGAGGTTACTATGGTAAGAATTTTCCTCACATCTTTGTTCCAGCACAAGCTACAGTACTTCATATCACAAAGCAAAACATGGTCAATAAAGCATCCATAAAATTACTGCATTTCTTGTCAGAAAACTCAAAGTTTAAGTACACGGAGAGccttacagagagagtgagagaaaaggtttaatgaatcAAAATGGTAAAGAAGGCACATTTCAAAAAGTGCACAAACACATATCCCTTATTCCATCTGTTTCGCTAAAGAAATAACTGTCaacaactgcacacacacacaagcacactgataagcaagcaagcaagcaagcacacacacacacacacacacacacacacacacacacacNNNNNNNNNNcacacacacacacacacacacacacacacacacacacacacacacacatccatccattGCCCAAGAGAACATGCTTAAAATTAGCAGTAATGATACCAGAGTGTTTTGGAGTTTGAGGGGTTGAGTGTGTTCCTGTATGGTTATATGTTGATTAAAGTGTATACTGAAGGTTTCGGTGGCTGTGTGTACATGACTTCATCTACACAAGCATCTGTATATGAATCTTCTTAAGGTAATTCACTAAAAAGTCTGGACACATGGAAGAAAGGAGAGCTGTGTAGATAGTGAAGGAGCACTTGCTTTGACTGATTGAGGGGGCAACCGTGGGCTTGCAGCATGGCAGCAGCTTGAGGAATCGCTGCTTtatggtttttttgttttggctggTGGCAGGATTACCTGTAATCACCAACCATAGCACAAAGGttagacacacgcacacacaagaaAGTCTGTCAATAAAATTCtgttttcacacacatgcacacatgcctACAAAAACCCTAAAACA
This window of the Etheostoma spectabile isolate EspeVRDwgs_2016 chromosome 17, UIUC_Espe_1.0, whole genome shotgun sequence genome carries:
- the LOC116704962 gene encoding Kv channel-interacting protein 2 isoform X8, with product MLSLDGLEMIAVLVVMGLFIKVLEQFGMFEPVGGEDSVEDDFELSTVCHRPESMDKLQEQTKFTKKELQVLYRGFKNECPSGAVNEENFKTIYSQFFPQGDSSMYAHFLFEAFDTNKNGSVSFEDFVFGLSIILRGTINDRLNWAFNLYDLNKDGCITKEEMLDIMKSIYDMMGKYTYPTMQDDVPREHVESFFQKMDRNKDGVVTIEEFIESCKKDENIMQSMQLFDNVI
- the LOC116704962 gene encoding Kv channel-interacting protein 2 isoform X10, with the translated sequence MKAKNRDQSLSDSREMDGSYDQLTDSVEDDFELSTVCHRPESMDKLQEQTKFTKKELQVLYRGFKNECPSGAVNEENFKTIYSQFFPQGDSSMYAHFLFEAFDTNKNGSVSFEDFVFGLSIILRGTINDRLNWAFNLYDLNKDGCITKEEMLDIMKSIYDMMGKYTYPTMQDDVPREHVESFFQKMDRNKDGVVTIEEFIESCKKVGRKSRFSRRLTPFNV
- the LOC116704962 gene encoding Kv channel-interacting protein 2 isoform X1, which gives rise to METKRQVGHAVLLLCGNTYCLKWYSWSPITKPGNPATSQNKKTIKQRFLKLLPCCKPTVAPSISQNSVEDDFELSTVCHRPESMDKLQEQTKFTKKELQVLYRGFKNECPSGAVNEENFKTIYSQFFPQGDSSMYAHFLFEAFDTNKNGSVSFEDFVFGLSIILRGTINDRLNWAFNLYDLNKDGCITKEEMLDIMKSIYDMMGKYTYPTMQDDVPREHVESFFQKMDRNKDGVVTIEEFIESCKKVGRKSRFSRRLTPFNV
- the LOC116704962 gene encoding Kv channel-interacting protein 2 isoform X9, which produces MSQCRKRCKRQLTKVARYFYHFLMGTLTQDSVEDDFELSTVCHRPESMDKLQEQTKFTKKELQVLYRGFKNECPSGAVNEENFKTIYSQFFPQGDSSMYAHFLFEAFDTNKNGSVSFEDFVFGLSIILRGTINDRLNWAFNLYDLNKDGCITKEEMLDIMKSIYDMMGKYTYPTMQDDVPREHVESFFQKMDRNKDGVVTIEEFIESCKKVGRKSRFSRRLTPFNV
- the LOC116704962 gene encoding Kv channel-interacting protein 2 isoform X3; the protein is MKAKNRDQSLSDSREMDGSYDQLTGNPATSQNKKTIKQRFLKLLPCCKPTVAPSISQNSVEDDFELSTVCHRPESMDKLQEQTKFTKKELQVLYRGFKNECPSGAVNEENFKTIYSQFFPQGDSSMYAHFLFEAFDTNKNGSVSFEDFVFGLSIILRGTINDRLNWAFNLYDLNKDGCITKEEMLDIMKSIYDMMGKYTYPTMQDDVPREHVESFFQKMDRNKDGVVTIEEFIESCKKVGRKSRFSRRLTPFNV
- the LOC116704962 gene encoding Kv channel-interacting protein 2 isoform X4 gives rise to the protein MKAKNRDQSLSDSREMDGSYDQLTGNPATSQNKKTIKQRFLKLLPCCKPTVAPSISQNSVEDDFELSTVCHRPESMDKLQEQTKFTKKELQVLYRGFKNECPSGAVNEENFKTIYSQFFPQGDSSMYAHFLFEAFDTNKNGSVSFEDFVFGLSIILRGTINDRLNWAFNLYDLNKDGCITKEEMLDIMKSIYDMMGKYTYPTMQDDVPREHVESFFQKMDRNKDGVVTIEEFIESCKKDENIMQSMQLFDNVI
- the LOC116704962 gene encoding Kv channel-interacting protein 2 isoform X7, producing the protein MLSLDGLEMIAVLVVMGLFIKVLEQFGMFEPVGGEDSVEDDFELSTVCHRPESMDKLQEQTKFTKKELQVLYRGFKNECPSGAVNEENFKTIYSQFFPQGDSSMYAHFLFEAFDTNKNGSVSFEDFVFGLSIILRGTINDRLNWAFNLYDLNKDGCITKEEMLDIMKSIYDMMGKYTYPTMQDDVPREHVESFFQKMDRNKDGVVTIEEFIESCKKVGRKSRFSRRLTPFNV
- the LOC116704962 gene encoding Kv channel-interacting protein 2 isoform X5; protein product: MHLFFQETWEVEGLQTVGILLVVCSSLKLMHFLGLIDITTADSVEDDFELSTVCHRPESMDKLQEQTKFTKKELQVLYRGFKNECPSGAVNEENFKTIYSQFFPQGDSSMYAHFLFEAFDTNKNGSVSFEDFVFGLSIILRGTINDRLNWAFNLYDLNKDGCITKEEMLDIMKSIYDMMGKYTYPTMQDDVPREHVESFFQKMDRNKDGVVTIEEFIESCKKVGRKSRFSRRLTPFNV
- the LOC116704962 gene encoding Kv channel-interacting protein 2 isoform X6 is translated as MHLFFQETWEVEGLQTVGILLVVCSSLKLMHFLGLIDITTADSVEDDFELSTVCHRPESMDKLQEQTKFTKKELQVLYRGFKNECPSGAVNEENFKTIYSQFFPQGDSSMYAHFLFEAFDTNKNGSVSFEDFVFGLSIILRGTINDRLNWAFNLYDLNKDGCITKEEMLDIMKSIYDMMGKYTYPTMQDDVPREHVESFFQKMDRNKDGVVTIEEFIESCKKDENIMQSMQLFDNVI
- the LOC116704962 gene encoding Kv channel-interacting protein 2 isoform X2, with translation METKRQVGHAVLLLCGNTYCLKWYSWSPITKPGNPATSQNKKTIKQRFLKLLPCCKPTVAPSISQNSVEDDFELSTVCHRPESMDKLQEQTKFTKKELQVLYRGFKNECPSGAVNEENFKTIYSQFFPQGDSSMYAHFLFEAFDTNKNGSVSFEDFVFGLSIILRGTINDRLNWAFNLYDLNKDGCITKEEMLDIMKSIYDMMGKYTYPTMQDDVPREHVESFFQKMDRNKDGVVTIEEFIESCKKDENIMQSMQLFDNVI